In the genome of Ignavibacteriales bacterium, one region contains:
- a CDS encoding TonB-dependent receptor encodes MKKLVLLFSFLSTILFQINLFSQSSSKIFGQVIDEGNGEAIIGANVFIEGTNLGSATDIQGQFSIRNVPAGTYNLIVSYISYTKKTIKGIVVENGKDLELNITLQSEAIETDEIVVVGELSLQYESALLNQRKKSTTISDGISAEQIKKSTDNTTAETLRRVPGITLMDNKYIFVRGVSERYSSALLNNAPLASSEPDKRDFAFDLIPANLIENTIVEKSFTPDNPGDFAGGVVKVNTIDFPSKTIFTFGYSTSYVNDVSTKNFKTYEGSSTDFLGLDDGKRDLPQGFPDPLTYYNYGFNLLDTNRTYWSTKLSDDWKVSDTKAFLDQSFGLTYGDRFTVFENDFGIVSSLTYKTGFSSKDVVTKDIASRDDGTFFFDYSGVSQKRNVYWGGILNLTYKVGDNHKVGLKNTLTINSDDEVTRLRGFKYDYQDERITTALKFVSRSLYSGQLTGTSHFDVIDGLQLDWNGSYSVSYRDEPDYRRVAYTRNIADSNTTVPFIAYIPQFPEYYGGGRFYSYLQEHKRGIDLSFEQRIELAKVKFGANHITTNRSFNARLLSVTDANQQGNAQRLIGNYELDSLYSVKNFENRIVIMKEYYNPSNDYTASDNLISFFLMTELPFNIFNLDFVLVGGARLENYVLKVKTFSSVSTALRPIHIDNFNSDVLPAFSLIYRMNDETNIRFSFSRTINRAQFREIAPFQYYNFEDQTFVRGNDTLKQANISNYDLRFEMFPQPGHLISASLFLKEIRNPIERVFEISTGQNDRTFANSPFARNAGVELEYRTSFGVFWDALTDFMLTANYSRIWSEIEETNIGLDRTIRPMQGQSPYVINLSLGYQNVPWDLSVNVSYNRFGKRIVETANFQGSDIYELPRDVVDFVITKGFGEHLEFKVTMKDFLNDPIEYYEEDILVRRYTTNTKLSLGVSYRL; translated from the coding sequence GTGAAAAAACTGGTACTGCTCTTCTCCTTCCTTTCAACGATTCTATTTCAAATTAATTTATTTTCTCAGTCTTCAAGTAAAATTTTCGGACAGGTAATCGACGAAGGTAATGGTGAAGCTATAATTGGCGCAAACGTTTTCATCGAAGGGACCAACTTAGGCAGTGCAACCGATATACAGGGACAATTTTCAATCAGGAATGTTCCTGCAGGAACTTACAATCTTATTGTTTCATACATCTCGTATACAAAAAAAACTATAAAAGGAATTGTAGTTGAAAACGGCAAAGACCTTGAACTGAATATAACTCTTCAATCAGAAGCAATAGAGACAGATGAGATTGTTGTAGTAGGCGAACTTTCTTTACAATACGAATCGGCTTTATTAAATCAAAGAAAAAAATCTACTACAATCAGTGACGGTATAAGTGCTGAACAAATAAAAAAATCTACAGATAACACAACCGCGGAAACATTAAGAAGAGTACCCGGAATCACACTGATGGACAACAAATATATTTTTGTCCGCGGTGTTAGTGAAAGATACAGTTCTGCACTGCTAAACAACGCTCCGCTTGCAAGTTCAGAACCCGATAAAAGAGATTTTGCATTCGACCTTATCCCGGCTAACCTGATTGAAAATACAATAGTTGAAAAATCTTTTACGCCGGACAATCCCGGGGATTTTGCCGGCGGTGTTGTTAAAGTTAACACAATCGATTTTCCCTCCAAAACAATCTTCACTTTCGGCTATTCAACTTCTTACGTGAACGATGTATCAACAAAAAATTTCAAAACATACGAAGGAAGCAGCACTGATTTTCTTGGTCTGGATGATGGTAAAAGAGATTTGCCTCAAGGTTTTCCAGATCCCTTAACATACTATAATTACGGATTTAACTTACTCGACACTAACAGAACATACTGGTCAACAAAACTTAGTGACGACTGGAAAGTAAGTGATACTAAAGCTTTCCTTGATCAATCTTTTGGGTTGACGTATGGTGACAGGTTTACAGTATTTGAAAATGATTTTGGTATTGTTAGTTCACTTACTTACAAAACAGGTTTCTCTTCTAAAGATGTTGTAACAAAAGATATTGCTAGCAGAGATGACGGAACTTTCTTCTTTGATTACAGCGGTGTCTCTCAAAAGAGAAATGTCTATTGGGGTGGAATTTTAAATCTGACTTACAAAGTTGGTGACAATCATAAGGTTGGATTAAAAAACACTCTAACCATAAACTCTGATGACGAAGTAACAAGATTAAGAGGATTTAAATATGATTATCAGGATGAAAGAATAACAACTGCACTCAAGTTTGTATCAAGAAGTTTATACTCCGGACAGTTAACAGGCACAAGTCATTTTGATGTTATTGATGGTTTGCAATTGGATTGGAACGGATCATACTCGGTTTCATACAGGGATGAACCCGATTACAGAAGAGTTGCTTATACAAGAAATATTGCTGATTCAAATACCACAGTTCCTTTCATCGCATATATCCCGCAGTTCCCCGAGTATTATGGCGGTGGAAGATTTTATTCATACCTCCAGGAACATAAACGTGGTATAGATCTTTCATTTGAACAGCGAATAGAATTAGCTAAAGTTAAATTTGGTGCTAATCATATCACAACAAACCGTTCATTTAATGCAAGACTTTTAAGTGTTACAGATGCCAACCAGCAGGGTAATGCACAAAGGCTTATCGGGAATTATGAACTTGATTCTCTTTACTCTGTAAAAAATTTTGAAAACAGAATTGTTATAATGAAGGAGTATTATAATCCTTCAAATGACTACACGGCATCAGATAACCTAATCAGTTTCTTTTTGATGACCGAATTACCATTCAACATTTTCAATCTCGATTTTGTTTTAGTAGGCGGCGCGCGTTTAGAAAACTATGTTCTAAAAGTTAAAACGTTCTCATCAGTTTCAACTGCACTTAGACCAATACACATTGATAATTTTAACAGTGATGTGCTTCCTGCATTCAGTCTAATCTATCGGATGAATGATGAAACAAATATCAGGTTCTCATTCAGCAGAACGATTAACCGGGCGCAGTTCAGGGAGATAGCACCATTTCAGTATTACAATTTTGAGGATCAGACTTTCGTAAGAGGCAATGACACGCTAAAACAGGCAAACATTTCCAACTATGATTTAAGATTTGAAATGTTTCCCCAACCCGGTCATTTAATTTCTGCAAGTCTCTTTCTTAAAGAAATAAGAAATCCGATTGAAAGAGTATTTGAAATTTCAACAGGACAGAACGACCGTACATTTGCAAATTCACCCTTTGCACGCAATGCCGGTGTTGAACTTGAATACAGAACTTCATTCGGAGTTTTCTGGGATGCTTTAACTGACTTTATGCTAACGGCAAATTATTCAAGGATATGGTCGGAGATTGAAGAAACAAATATTGGTTTGGACAGAACGATCAGACCTATGCAGGGGCAGAGTCCTTATGTAATAAACCTCTCACTCGGGTATCAGAATGTTCCCTGGGATCTCTCAGTAAATGTTTCATATAACCGGTTCGGGAAAAGGATTGTAGAGACAGCAAATTTCCAGGGCAGTGATATTTATGAACTTCCCCGCGACGTTGTTGACTTTGTAATAACAAAAGGCTTTGGAGAACATTTGGAATTCAAAGTTACAATGAAAGATTTTCTGAATGACCCAATTGAATATTATGAAGAGGATATCCTTGTACGGAGGTATACTACTAACACCAAGCTGTCACTTGGTGTTAGTTATCGGCTTTAA